A genomic stretch from Serratia entomophila includes:
- a CDS encoding tyrosine-type recombinase/integrase — MTRRKGGYDMKLPKNLTYRRNCRSFYWRNPVTKKEISLGQIARRDAIAQAIEANHYIEENYSPVLLLDKIKGSHEYTLKLWLERYDVIFKRRKLAENTYKVRKGQIATINEEMGSMVLSKITTRHVAEFLEFWVAQNKQTMAATMRSVLSDIFREAIVEGHIENNPVTPTRAAKVVVKRERLELVQYTSIRETANAMPPWFSLAMDLALVTGQRREDLTQMRFDHVVDGRLQVEQGKTGAMVSLPLDLELQCVGLQLGVVIDRCRLVSTTEFMLSAGIRKNSPDGSLHPDGLTKKFVAARKASGLEFEENPPTFHEIRSLAGRLYEKDRGREFAQKLLGHTSEMMTLKYLNTRGKEYVML; from the coding sequence ATGACACGGCGAAAAGGAGGATATGACATGAAATTACCAAAAAATCTCACATATCGCCGAAATTGCCGCTCATTCTACTGGCGTAATCCAGTTACAAAAAAAGAAATATCATTAGGGCAAATAGCACGCCGAGATGCCATTGCACAGGCGATCGAGGCCAATCATTACATTGAAGAAAATTACTCCCCTGTTTTACTTTTGGACAAGATAAAGGGTAGCCACGAATACACCCTAAAATTATGGCTCGAACGTTACGATGTCATTTTTAAGCGTCGAAAGCTGGCCGAGAATACTTATAAAGTCCGTAAGGGACAGATAGCAACCATAAACGAAGAAATGGGAAGTATGGTGTTGTCAAAAATTACGACGCGTCACGTTGCTGAATTTCTAGAGTTCTGGGTTGCCCAAAATAAACAAACGATGGCAGCTACCATGCGTTCCGTTCTATCTGACATTTTTAGAGAGGCAATTGTGGAAGGACATATCGAGAATAACCCCGTTACACCCACGCGTGCCGCAAAAGTGGTGGTTAAGCGTGAGCGGTTGGAGTTAGTGCAATACACCTCCATACGAGAAACTGCAAATGCGATGCCACCGTGGTTTTCTTTGGCAATGGATCTGGCGCTGGTCACCGGGCAACGGCGCGAAGATTTGACACAGATGCGATTTGACCATGTCGTAGACGGCCGCCTTCAGGTGGAGCAAGGCAAGACAGGTGCCATGGTCTCGCTGCCCCTCGATCTTGAACTGCAATGCGTGGGTCTGCAGTTGGGCGTAGTGATCGATCGCTGCCGGCTGGTCAGCACAACAGAATTCATGCTCAGTGCCGGTATCAGGAAAAACAGCCCTGACGGATCCTTACACCCAGACGGACTGACTAAAAAATTTGTGGCTGCGCGAAAAGCTTCAGGATTGGAGTTTGAGGAAAACCCGCCGACATTTCACGAAATCCGTAGCCTGGCCGGGCGGTTATATGAGAAAGACCGAGGAAGGGAATTTGCGCAGAAATTACTGGGGCATACTTCAGAGATGATGACGCTGAAATACCTTAATACGAGGGGGAAAGAGTACGTAATGCTGTAA
- a CDS encoding SLC13 family permease: protein MLSINVIVLIFILASIALGYIFKINIGVISIVFSYLACNAAGISGKGVVSLWPLDLFFILLSVTFFYGFPLANGTLSLIAEKIVYKTQSRPWAIPIVLYFCVVIFSGVGPGHYAAFAFISPLVMIISSQIKMHKMLAAIIVYSGACAGGFNPFTLGGRVTHALIANAGYTPEMAMRYTMAVSRNTFIAHTVVFFLAYFIFKGYKIRPSENMLPPERLAKKQKMTLLLVCIVFILVIVPAVLLAIDPANSYIKMSVKFLDPAFLSFVGIVLCLLFKAGNERDAMKNIPWDIIMMICGLGMLIELAIKLGTMDILSGWINTLNADKDSHFIVYVVGIISSIMALFSSTMGAVMPTIYPIIPKVNSTHTELLFSVVTVFATFTGYSPFSTGGALVLAGVSEDKERKKLFVQLMLLPITTIILAIILVTCGVIY, encoded by the coding sequence ATGTTAAGCATAAACGTCATTGTTTTGATATTCATACTCGCATCAATCGCGTTAGGATACATTTTTAAGATAAACATAGGCGTTATTTCCATTGTATTTTCGTATCTGGCTTGCAACGCAGCAGGGATTTCAGGCAAGGGAGTGGTGTCCCTTTGGCCGCTGGATTTGTTTTTCATTTTACTGTCAGTGACTTTCTTTTATGGCTTTCCTCTTGCTAACGGGACTCTGTCATTGATTGCGGAAAAAATAGTTTATAAAACCCAGAGCAGGCCCTGGGCAATTCCTATTGTATTATACTTTTGCGTGGTCATATTTTCTGGAGTTGGGCCGGGGCACTACGCAGCATTTGCATTTATATCACCATTGGTCATGATAATTTCATCGCAGATAAAAATGCATAAAATGCTAGCGGCTATTATTGTATACAGTGGCGCCTGTGCGGGCGGTTTCAATCCCTTTACGCTGGGTGGCCGCGTAACTCACGCTTTGATTGCGAATGCCGGCTATACGCCAGAAATGGCCATGCGGTACACTATGGCGGTATCGCGCAATACTTTTATTGCCCACACCGTCGTGTTTTTTTTGGCTTACTTCATATTTAAAGGGTACAAAATCAGGCCGTCAGAAAACATGCTCCCGCCAGAGCGTCTGGCGAAAAAACAAAAGATGACACTGCTATTGGTTTGCATCGTATTCATCCTGGTCATAGTTCCGGCGGTTCTGTTGGCCATCGATCCTGCCAATAGCTATATTAAAATGTCAGTTAAATTTCTCGATCCCGCGTTTCTGTCTTTTGTCGGCATCGTTCTTTGTTTGTTATTCAAAGCTGGGAATGAAAGGGATGCGATGAAGAATATCCCATGGGACATCATAATGATGATTTGCGGGCTGGGAATGTTGATAGAGTTGGCGATAAAGCTGGGAACGATGGATATTTTATCTGGTTGGATTAACACGCTAAATGCAGATAAAGATAGCCATTTTATTGTGTACGTTGTGGGTATTATTTCATCCATCATGGCGCTTTTTTCCTCTACGATGGGCGCCGTTATGCCTACGATATATCCTATCATTCCAAAAGTTAACAGCACACATACTGAGTTGTTATTTTCAGTCGTTACCGTATTTGCCACCTTTACGGGATATTCGCCTTTCTCAACCGGGGGAGCGTTGGTGTTGGCCGGGGTAAGCGAAGATAAAGAGAGGAAAAAATTATTCGTTCAATTGATGCTTCTTCCGATAACCACCATTATCCTGGCGATTATATTGGTTACGTGTGGAGTGATTTATTGA
- a CDS encoding HNH endonuclease gives MSQQYTDAQYLFLDMHCKGKTFKEITELFNHRFETNKSVGTLSGVIRHRGLNRYVVKESRYSDVQLTFLFVNRSIGWPALTELFNKEFGTKKSVHAIKEQMAGRGWNQKCRSGTGKGLKYIYANGKRMRLDVYVWECVNGPLPIGYGVIHLDNDVQNNQLDNLRAAPLSIKSLYVQAGYADAPKALAPALYATVMLRSQIGKMKGGKK, from the coding sequence ATGAGTCAGCAATATACGGATGCTCAGTACTTATTCCTAGATATGCATTGTAAAGGGAAAACATTTAAAGAGATTACAGAGCTATTCAATCATCGATTTGAAACGAATAAAAGCGTTGGCACATTAAGTGGAGTTATTCGTCATCGTGGGTTAAATCGCTATGTTGTCAAAGAGTCTCGATACAGTGACGTGCAATTAACTTTTCTCTTTGTAAACCGTAGCATTGGATGGCCTGCGTTAACTGAACTCTTTAATAAAGAGTTCGGCACAAAGAAATCTGTTCATGCAATCAAGGAGCAGATGGCAGGACGAGGATGGAACCAAAAATGTAGGTCAGGCACCGGAAAAGGGCTGAAATATATTTATGCTAATGGTAAACGGATGCGCCTCGACGTTTACGTGTGGGAGTGTGTCAATGGTCCCCTTCCAATAGGGTATGGAGTTATTCACCTTGATAATGATGTGCAGAATAATCAACTAGATAACCTTCGTGCGGCACCTCTTAGTATCAAGTCTCTTTACGTGCAAGCAGGCTATGCCGATGCACCTAAAGCGCTAGCCCCAGCACTGTATGCGACAGTTATGCTACGTTCGCAAATAGGCAAGATGAAGGGGGGTAAGAAGTAA
- the yobA gene encoding CopC domain-containing protein YobA codes for MIGKIRSSYRLLSTVFVLFVGLSSQQALAHAHLKVETPAANATVSPAPKALTLSFSEGIEPNFSGIKITGPDNAPVKTGKLKLDPNNNTQVNLPIEAELRAGKYSVSWHVVSVDGHKTKGQYSFTVN; via the coding sequence GTGATCGGTAAAATTCGTTCCTCATATCGCCTGCTTTCCACCGTTTTCGTGCTGTTTGTCGGCCTTTCTTCACAACAGGCGCTGGCGCACGCGCACCTGAAGGTGGAGACACCCGCGGCCAATGCCACCGTCAGCCCGGCGCCAAAAGCGCTGACGCTCAGCTTCTCTGAGGGCATCGAGCCTAACTTCAGCGGCATCAAGATCACCGGCCCGGATAACGCCCCGGTGAAAACCGGCAAACTGAAGCTCGATCCAAACAACAACACCCAGGTTAATCTGCCGATCGAAGCCGAGCTGCGCGCGGGCAAATATAGCGTCAGCTGGCACGTCGTGTCGGTCGACGGCCATAAAACCAAAGGCCAGTACAGCTTCACCGTCAACTAA
- a CDS encoding excisionase, which produces MSTKLTLWEWCNETYPGKKPTLQTLQRWARNGNFYPAAEKHGREYRLTPGTIYIDPHDLRLGKKIKEARSAAPARAAFMEKIINDTAKRRI; this is translated from the coding sequence ATGAGCACAAAACTGACGTTATGGGAATGGTGCAATGAGACCTATCCCGGAAAGAAGCCAACATTGCAAACGTTGCAGCGTTGGGCCAGAAATGGCAACTTTTATCCAGCGGCCGAAAAACACGGGCGGGAATACCGATTGACGCCAGGAACTATTTACATAGATCCGCATGATCTACGTCTGGGCAAAAAAATAAAAGAAGCGCGAAGCGCCGCACCAGCACGTGCTGCGTTTATGGAGAAAATAATTAATGACACGGCGAAAAGGAGGATATGA
- the ripC gene encoding itaconate degradation C-C-lyase RipC (Third step in itaconate degradation.) has product MAIQMQPTASWLFTPATRPDRFAKAAEAGADVLVIDLEDAVAAADKGRARLAAFDYLAENSDPGIIRALRINALDTQHGVSDMALLLSGTNAPDFLVLPKAESAAHIQIVEKLLAEAKVSSRLVALIESARGLAAVEQIAAASPRLYGLLFGAADMAADLGTAMQWEPLAHARGKLIAACAMAGIAAIDSPWFDIQDVAGLQAETARAVAFGFVAKAAIHPSQIKVINTALTPSEEELGRALAILAESKKGVGVLDGLMVDEAMARKAKRVIAARRF; this is encoded by the coding sequence ATGGCGATTCAGATGCAGCCCACAGCTTCATGGCTGTTCACGCCGGCAACGCGGCCTGACCGCTTTGCAAAAGCGGCGGAGGCGGGGGCGGATGTGCTGGTTATCGATCTGGAGGATGCTGTCGCTGCTGCGGATAAGGGAAGAGCGCGGCTGGCCGCCTTCGATTATCTGGCCGAAAACAGCGATCCCGGCATAATTCGCGCTTTGCGGATCAATGCTCTCGATACTCAACACGGCGTTTCGGATATGGCGCTTTTGTTATCCGGTACGAACGCCCCTGATTTTTTGGTTCTGCCTAAAGCCGAAAGCGCAGCGCACATTCAGATAGTGGAAAAACTGTTGGCCGAAGCGAAGGTGTCATCCCGGCTGGTCGCGCTGATTGAAAGCGCACGCGGGCTCGCCGCCGTCGAGCAGATTGCTGCGGCCTCCCCACGCCTGTATGGATTGCTGTTTGGCGCAGCCGATATGGCCGCCGATCTCGGCACTGCCATGCAGTGGGAGCCATTGGCCCATGCTCGCGGGAAGTTGATAGCGGCCTGTGCCATGGCGGGTATTGCCGCGATTGATAGCCCCTGGTTTGATATTCAGGATGTTGCAGGTTTGCAGGCTGAGACCGCACGCGCTGTAGCCTTTGGTTTTGTTGCCAAGGCGGCGATCCATCCTTCGCAGATTAAGGTAATCAATACGGCGTTGACGCCTTCCGAAGAAGAGCTTGGCAGGGCGTTGGCCATTCTTGCCGAAAGTAAAAAAGGCGTCGGCGTCCTCGATGGGCTGATGGTTGACGAAGCCATGGCCAGAAAGGCCAAGCGAGTTATTGCGGCCAGGCGCTTTTAA
- a CDS encoding siphovirus Gp157 family protein translates to MSTRTIDLAFEMKKLQALAEDGELTPEMIKDTLEGLEGMIGDKLDATIAVVRGFEGQANVCDAESKRLATRKKSWENQAGLLKKYILECLLTSGSDTIKTDMNTFTARKGSQSLVVDDEELLPDEYVESYTEVVSKVKKDELKKAILAGTEITGAHLETGPRSLQVR, encoded by the coding sequence ATGAGCACCAGAACCATAGATTTAGCATTTGAGATGAAAAAGCTGCAGGCACTAGCCGAAGACGGCGAACTTACCCCAGAAATGATCAAAGACACCCTCGAAGGGCTTGAGGGAATGATCGGTGACAAGTTGGACGCGACAATAGCCGTTGTGCGCGGCTTTGAGGGGCAGGCAAATGTTTGTGATGCAGAGTCCAAGCGCCTCGCGACCCGTAAAAAGAGTTGGGAGAACCAGGCTGGCCTACTTAAAAAATACATCTTGGAATGCCTGCTCACGTCAGGTTCAGACACTATTAAAACTGATATGAACACATTCACCGCCCGCAAAGGTTCTCAATCACTGGTTGTCGATGACGAAGAACTACTGCCAGACGAGTACGTTGAGTCTTATACAGAAGTGGTTAGCAAAGTGAAAAAAGATGAACTGAAAAAAGCGATCTTGGCTGGCACTGAAATCACAGGTGCGCATCTTGAAACCGGCCCTCGCTCTCTGCAAGTTCGCTAA
- the ftnA gene encoding non-heme ferritin translates to MLTQEMTKKLNEQLNLEFYSANMYLQMSAWCSDKGFEGAAAFLKEHSQEEMQHMQRLFDYLSDTGALPLLGSIAAPPVEFESLADVFQQTYEHEQLITRQINELAHAAMTAHDYSTFNFLQWYVAEQHEEEKLFKSVLDKLALVGTSGKGLFFIDKDLKKMGAAGENGNGQG, encoded by the coding sequence ATGCTGACGCAAGAAATGACCAAGAAGCTGAATGAGCAACTGAACCTGGAGTTCTATTCGGCCAACATGTACCTGCAAATGAGCGCATGGTGCAGCGACAAAGGCTTTGAAGGCGCCGCGGCATTCCTTAAAGAACATTCTCAGGAAGAGATGCAACACATGCAGCGTCTGTTCGACTACCTGAGCGACACTGGTGCTCTGCCCCTGCTGGGCTCCATCGCCGCGCCGCCGGTTGAGTTTGAATCCCTGGCGGACGTGTTCCAGCAGACTTACGAGCACGAGCAGCTGATCACGCGCCAGATCAACGAACTGGCGCACGCCGCCATGACCGCGCATGACTACTCCACTTTCAACTTCCTGCAGTGGTATGTTGCCGAACAGCATGAAGAAGAGAAGCTGTTTAAATCTGTGCTGGACAAGCTGGCGCTGGTGGGCACCAGCGGCAAAGGCCTGTTCTTCATCGACAAAGATCTGAAGAAAATGGGCGCCGCCGGCGAAAACGGCAACGGCCAGGGCTAA
- a CDS encoding YebY family protein: MKSALLGITLLATATGALAADKLVNITKLEYGKQWAFTKEEVTLQCRSGGALFVLNNSTLMQYPLNQAAEAQVKAGQQRAQPLEVILLDDAANPGHKMSLTPFRERAEKLCAE; the protein is encoded by the coding sequence ATGAAATCGGCATTACTTGGCATTACGCTGCTGGCAACCGCGACCGGCGCGCTGGCGGCAGACAAACTGGTTAACATCACCAAGCTGGAATACGGCAAACAGTGGGCGTTTACCAAAGAAGAAGTGACGCTGCAGTGCCGCAGCGGCGGCGCGCTGTTTGTGCTCAACAACAGCACCCTGATGCAGTACCCGCTCAACCAGGCCGCTGAGGCGCAGGTGAAAGCCGGGCAGCAGCGCGCTCAGCCGCTGGAGGTGATCCTGCTGGATGACGCCGCCAACCCCGGCCATAAAATGAGCCTGACGCCGTTCCGCGAACGCGCCGAGAAGCTGTGCGCCGAGTAA
- a CDS encoding CaiB/BaiF CoA transferase family protein codes for MNLIQSHLSRAKPLEGMLIVSIEQALAAPLCTSRLVEMGARVIKIERYEGDFARGYDQAVHGESSYFLWTNHGKESMVLDFKQADDAALLEAMLAKADVFVQNLAPGALARAGFDSESLRRRYAHLITCDITGYGENGAVSALKAYDLLVQCESGLAGISGAPEGAGRIGVSICDIGAGMNAAIGVLSAIVLRERTGQGSGISVSLFDGAADWMTVPYLHEVYGQGAPTRQGLKHPSIAPYGAYTTSDGKDIVISIQNQREWQQFCETFLEQTRIAADTRFISNSERVRHRAALDEIISQTFASLPMDRAIQRLAQANIAFGQVRSVAEMAHHPALRKWPMAVGAEDIEMVAPPVRAPWDEERFKRAPTLGEHTLRLRQEFLAASVKIQKEK; via the coding sequence ATGAACCTTATTCAATCTCACCTATCTCGCGCCAAACCTTTGGAAGGGATGTTAATCGTTTCAATCGAGCAAGCTTTGGCGGCACCGCTGTGCACCAGCCGTTTGGTTGAGATGGGCGCTCGCGTCATTAAAATTGAGCGGTACGAAGGGGATTTCGCGCGCGGCTACGATCAGGCCGTTCACGGCGAGTCATCCTATTTTCTTTGGACTAACCATGGCAAAGAATCCATGGTGCTCGATTTCAAGCAGGCAGATGACGCTGCTTTGCTTGAGGCGATGCTGGCCAAGGCCGATGTTTTCGTTCAGAACCTGGCGCCAGGAGCGCTCGCTCGTGCGGGTTTTGACAGTGAATCATTGCGCCGGCGATACGCGCATTTAATCACTTGCGACATCACGGGATACGGCGAGAATGGCGCAGTCAGCGCCTTGAAGGCATATGACCTGTTGGTGCAATGCGAAAGCGGCCTCGCCGGCATCAGCGGCGCTCCCGAAGGGGCTGGAAGAATTGGCGTGTCTATCTGCGACATTGGCGCAGGAATGAACGCGGCCATCGGCGTGCTGTCCGCCATTGTGCTGCGTGAACGAACGGGGCAGGGATCCGGTATTTCCGTGTCGTTGTTCGACGGCGCCGCCGACTGGATGACGGTTCCTTATTTGCATGAGGTTTACGGGCAGGGAGCGCCAACGCGGCAGGGGTTAAAACATCCATCCATTGCGCCTTACGGTGCATATACCACCAGCGATGGCAAAGACATCGTGATCAGCATCCAGAATCAACGCGAATGGCAGCAATTTTGCGAAACGTTTTTGGAGCAAACGCGCATTGCGGCGGATACGCGGTTCATCTCCAACAGCGAACGCGTTCGTCATCGAGCGGCGCTCGACGAGATCATCAGCCAGACCTTTGCTTCTTTGCCTATGGACCGCGCCATTCAAAGGCTTGCCCAGGCGAATATCGCTTTCGGACAGGTTCGCTCGGTCGCGGAGATGGCGCATCATCCCGCGCTGCGGAAATGGCCGATGGCGGTAGGTGCGGAGGATATTGAAATGGTTGCTCCGCCTGTAAGGGCTCCCTGGGATGAGGAGCGTTTTAAACGGGCACCAACGTTGGGTGAGCATACCCTCAGGTTGCGTCAGGAGTTTCTAGCGGCATCGGTGAAGATTCAAAAGGAGAAATAA
- a CDS encoding LysR family transcriptional regulator, which yields MELRHIRYFLAVAEEKNFTRAAVKVGIGQSPLSQQIKGLEREVGAMLFYRVPHGAELTAAGLAFLEAVKIIPSLAEGGILAARRAARGETGGLNIGFTASSAFNPVVPNAIRSFRQKYPEVVLRLEEANTTRLIESLHAGTLDVVFIRPGAVGFDDLQLSPLSEESMMVALPISHPHAGSDAVALTELANDPLLLFPRQLGPTLFDTIMNAFRAVNIEPIMGQTAPQIASTLNLVAAALGVTLVPGSMSQVAIAGVVYRKIAGDAPTTRIALATRRAETNIIVRNFITRARLKREGDV from the coding sequence ATGGAACTCCGACATATCCGCTATTTCCTCGCGGTTGCAGAGGAAAAAAATTTTACGCGCGCTGCCGTGAAGGTCGGCATTGGCCAATCCCCACTGAGCCAGCAAATTAAAGGGCTTGAGCGAGAAGTCGGCGCCATGCTGTTTTATCGCGTGCCTCATGGCGCAGAGCTGACCGCCGCCGGCCTGGCGTTTCTTGAAGCAGTGAAAATTATTCCATCACTTGCAGAAGGCGGGATCCTGGCCGCACGGCGGGCTGCGCGCGGCGAAACCGGCGGGCTGAATATTGGTTTTACCGCATCATCGGCATTTAACCCGGTGGTACCGAACGCCATACGCTCTTTTCGTCAGAAATATCCCGAGGTGGTGCTCCGCCTTGAAGAAGCCAATACGACTCGCCTTATAGAAAGCCTGCATGCGGGGACGCTTGACGTCGTGTTCATCAGGCCCGGAGCGGTGGGATTCGATGATCTGCAGCTCAGCCCGCTTTCCGAAGAGTCAATGATGGTGGCCCTGCCTATATCGCATCCCCATGCCGGTTCAGACGCCGTGGCACTGACGGAGCTGGCAAACGATCCTTTACTGCTGTTCCCCCGCCAGCTTGGGCCGACGCTGTTCGACACGATCATGAATGCTTTCCGCGCCGTGAATATTGAGCCGATCATGGGGCAAACGGCCCCTCAAATAGCCTCAACCTTGAATCTTGTCGCAGCGGCTTTAGGGGTGACGTTGGTTCCGGGATCGATGTCGCAGGTAGCCATCGCTGGGGTTGTCTACCGCAAGATCGCGGGAGATGCGCCAACCACGCGCATCGCCCTCGCCACCCGGCGCGCCGAGACCAACATTATCGTGCGAAATTTTATTACTCGCGCGCGGCTAAAACGGGAAGGCGATGTTTGA
- the copD gene encoding copper homeostasis membrane protein CopD gives MSLATLFVLCRLVHFAAVMLMFGVSLFTALLSPQRLSPYLTRDMRPLLVSCTWLAGLSAVALLAVQAGQMGEGWEDTWRLDVWWAVLGTTFGEVWRWHLALSLLALLSLLLPEPRRVQSLVLCSMLLLVSMAFIGHAAMHGGALGILHRANHALHLLAAGYWFGSLPPLLVCLRYLQQPQWRHDAITTLIRFSRWGHLAVAVVIVTGVVNSLIILGSWPFDMASPYQRLLLIKTALVALMVMVALANRYAIVPAMSAVPKLAQRGLVLACCIEVGLGGAVLLLVSLFATYAPV, from the coding sequence ATGAGTCTGGCGACCCTGTTCGTTCTGTGTCGCTTGGTGCACTTTGCGGCGGTGATGCTGATGTTTGGCGTCAGCCTGTTCACCGCCTTATTGTCGCCGCAGCGCCTTTCCCCGTATCTCACCCGTGACATGCGTCCTTTGCTGGTCTCCTGCACCTGGCTCGCCGGGCTTTCCGCCGTGGCGCTGTTGGCCGTTCAGGCCGGGCAAATGGGCGAGGGCTGGGAGGATACCTGGCGGCTGGATGTCTGGTGGGCGGTGCTCGGCACCACCTTCGGCGAAGTGTGGCGCTGGCATCTGGCCTTATCACTGTTGGCGCTGCTGAGCTTGCTGTTGCCGGAACCGCGGCGCGTGCAATCGCTGGTGCTGTGCTCCATGCTGTTGCTGGTGAGCATGGCGTTTATCGGCCATGCGGCGATGCATGGGGGGGCGCTTGGCATACTGCATCGGGCCAACCATGCGCTACATCTGCTGGCCGCCGGTTATTGGTTCGGCAGCCTGCCGCCGCTGCTGGTTTGCCTGCGTTATCTGCAACAACCCCAGTGGCGCCATGACGCCATCACCACCCTGATTCGTTTTTCGCGCTGGGGCCACCTGGCGGTGGCGGTGGTGATTGTTACCGGTGTGGTCAATAGCCTGATCATTCTCGGCAGTTGGCCGTTCGACATGGCTTCGCCTTACCAGCGCTTGCTGCTGATCAAAACCGCGCTGGTGGCGCTGATGGTGATGGTGGCGCTGGCCAACCGTTATGCCATCGTTCCGGCGATGAGCGCTGTACCCAAACTGGCGCAGCGGGGATTGGTGCTGGCCTGCTGTATTGAAGTGGGGCTGGGCGGGGCGGTGCTGTTGTTGGTCAGTTTATTCGCAACCTATGCGCCGGTGTGA
- a CDS encoding DNA polymerase III subunit theta → MGYNLAELSKEEMDKVNVDLAASGVAFKERYNMPVIPEVVEREQPAHLRDYFRERLAHYRVESHKYSRLPYEPKSK, encoded by the coding sequence GTGGGTTACAATCTGGCAGAACTTTCCAAAGAAGAGATGGACAAGGTGAACGTGGATCTCGCCGCCTCTGGCGTGGCGTTCAAAGAGCGCTATAACATGCCGGTGATCCCGGAAGTGGTGGAACGCGAGCAGCCGGCCCACCTGCGCGACTATTTCCGTGAACGCCTGGCGCACTATCGCGTCGAATCGCACAAGTATTCACGCCTGCCGTACGAGCCAAAATCCAAGTAA
- the ripB gene encoding (R)-specific enoyl-CoA hydratase RipB/Ich (Second step in itaconate degradation.), translating to METRLLAYKNLGERRFRETSGLYWEDFTPGDVYEHRPGRTILDTDNVWFTLLSMNVQQVHFDREYAEKTEWKQLLVDSTFTLALLTGMSVRTVSAKVVANLGWDKVKAMHPVFAGDTLYAESTILSKRESKSRPTQGIVTVLTRGINQKGEEVMSFERTMLVYRRGHSPEAAANY from the coding sequence ATGGAAACAAGACTTTTGGCTTATAAGAACCTCGGCGAGCGCCGATTTCGTGAAACATCGGGCCTTTACTGGGAAGACTTCACGCCAGGTGACGTTTACGAGCATCGGCCAGGTCGCACCATCCTGGATACCGACAACGTTTGGTTCACCTTGCTGTCCATGAACGTGCAACAGGTGCATTTCGATCGGGAGTATGCCGAGAAAACCGAATGGAAACAGCTGCTGGTGGACTCAACCTTTACGCTTGCCTTGTTAACCGGGATGAGTGTGCGGACAGTATCAGCCAAAGTGGTCGCTAATCTCGGCTGGGATAAGGTGAAGGCGATGCACCCGGTGTTTGCCGGCGATACGCTTTATGCCGAAAGCACCATCCTGAGTAAGCGGGAAAGCAAAAGCCGGCCTACTCAAGGCATTGTCACCGTATTGACGCGCGGCATAAACCAAAAGGGGGAGGAAGTGATGAGCTTTGAGCGCACGATGTTGGTCTATCGGCGGGGGCACTCGCCCGAAGCGGCGGCGAACTATTAA